The Lentzea guizhouensis genome contains a region encoding:
- a CDS encoding NACHT domain-containing protein: MALVYVSSTFADLREHREAVRMAIRRLGHKDIAMEHYVAEDVRPVDRCLSDVRSADLYVVVMAWRYGFIPPGHTQSITELEYRAAVEAGIPVLAFVLSEDEPWPRKLMELRDEVEAFRTELLEARIAGVFGSKDDLARQVSEGVQKWSSGTGEASTDWYAYQQAVVERYRYVRLSVIAGAQHDRMARIPLLDVFVSQQLRAGRPNFDLPDEEGAGGPALTEDGAAVLGREPKQVVLGGPGSGKSTLFQVTLLNAVDPVAFLVELREYVLVGSQDFVAFLVANTWEKFGVRVTEAQLAEALKAGATIFFDGLDEIFDRAAHARVINQFHAFTTRFPEARLVVSSRIVGYDPDELGLAGFEHYTLLDFGLKEIRSFVPAWYQHYTFEGDERDAAGLVDRIADNPRLLELAGNPLLLTMMAVLYKHQDLPEKRWKLYERCTDVLLEDWDVKRKRIDSLELLPLGFRLGRDQKAEILQNIAMAMLSARPGSGRELNAIAYEPLRDIIAAYLERQYAKSAGEAQATAVEILNHLRERTFVLAETGEGVFGFVHRTFMEYFVARHVLAEFNRRKADYGWLKAEVYWKHWQNAEWHEPLLLLSAMLAGQGSPIREVVTALAEVRLVAGRPFALRCLGETGTVAAEDQDWAADLVHRMVDELSFIPPKDAFRAEYAADVAAALSSVAGSFPFQPVTLQLISEYRNSSVISNRITGFQLELATAPRSERRRMAMSALPDKDEAVRRAAIAVLDRDSGDEAVFGAFLTALERERNTRVREPLITALDRGWPGRRAVLDAIAWRSVQETSYKHAIWVAKHLAIAWAGDPGARDIVIQLPSEAPAEKCREVVDAVASALVKGWRGQLDFAHFLERHMDGGEFPVKWAAVRTCAIAHIRVLYQWVWDHPEAFGRFELIEVMRATYRHKAVAEWIVRLMNEHPDPHLREAAGQALERVYGRRTVPLRET; this comes from the coding sequence ATGGCGCTCGTCTACGTCTCCTCCACATTCGCCGACTTGCGCGAGCACCGCGAGGCGGTGCGGATGGCGATTCGACGGTTGGGCCACAAGGACATCGCCATGGAGCACTACGTGGCGGAGGACGTGCGGCCGGTGGACCGTTGCCTTTCCGACGTGCGGTCGGCCGACCTGTACGTCGTGGTGATGGCGTGGCGGTACGGCTTCATCCCGCCCGGCCACACTCAGTCGATCACCGAGCTGGAATACCGCGCCGCGGTGGAGGCGGGCATCCCGGTGCTCGCGTTCGTGCTGTCCGAGGACGAGCCGTGGCCGCGCAAGCTCATGGAGCTCCGCGACGAGGTCGAGGCGTTCCGCACGGAACTGCTGGAGGCCCGGATCGCGGGCGTGTTCGGCTCGAAGGACGACCTGGCGCGGCAGGTTTCCGAGGGCGTCCAGAAGTGGTCCAGCGGCACCGGCGAGGCGAGCACCGACTGGTACGCCTACCAGCAGGCCGTGGTGGAGCGGTACAGGTACGTCCGGCTGTCGGTGATCGCCGGCGCCCAGCACGACCGGATGGCCCGCATCCCGCTGCTCGACGTCTTCGTGTCCCAGCAGCTGCGGGCCGGCCGCCCGAACTTCGACCTGCCCGACGAGGAGGGCGCCGGTGGCCCGGCTCTCACGGAGGACGGTGCGGCGGTGCTCGGCCGCGAACCGAAGCAGGTGGTCCTCGGCGGACCGGGCAGCGGCAAGAGCACACTGTTCCAGGTCACCCTGCTGAACGCGGTCGACCCGGTGGCGTTCCTGGTCGAGCTGCGCGAGTACGTCCTGGTCGGCAGCCAGGACTTCGTGGCCTTCCTGGTCGCGAACACCTGGGAGAAGTTCGGCGTCCGGGTGACCGAAGCCCAGCTGGCCGAGGCGCTGAAGGCCGGTGCGACGATCTTCTTCGACGGCCTGGACGAGATCTTCGACCGGGCGGCGCACGCCCGCGTGATCAACCAGTTCCACGCCTTCACCACCCGCTTCCCCGAGGCACGGCTCGTGGTGTCCTCGCGGATCGTCGGCTACGACCCGGACGAACTGGGCCTGGCCGGTTTCGAGCACTACACGCTGCTCGACTTCGGCCTCAAGGAGATCCGCTCGTTCGTCCCCGCGTGGTACCAGCACTACACCTTCGAAGGCGACGAACGCGATGCCGCCGGCCTGGTCGACCGCATCGCGGACAACCCGCGGCTGCTGGAACTGGCCGGGAACCCGTTGCTGCTCACCATGATGGCCGTGCTCTACAAGCACCAGGACCTACCCGAGAAGCGCTGGAAGCTGTACGAACGCTGCACCGACGTGCTGCTGGAGGACTGGGACGTCAAACGCAAGCGGATCGACAGCTTGGAGCTGCTACCGCTCGGCTTCCGGCTCGGCCGCGACCAGAAGGCCGAGATCCTGCAGAACATCGCGATGGCGATGCTCTCGGCGCGGCCGGGTTCCGGTCGTGAGCTGAACGCGATCGCGTACGAGCCGTTGCGCGACATCATCGCCGCCTATCTGGAGCGTCAGTACGCCAAGTCGGCGGGCGAGGCGCAGGCGACCGCGGTGGAGATCCTCAACCACCTGCGGGAACGGACGTTCGTCCTGGCCGAGACCGGGGAGGGCGTGTTCGGGTTCGTGCACCGGACGTTCATGGAGTACTTCGTGGCGCGGCACGTGCTGGCGGAGTTCAACCGGAGGAAGGCGGACTACGGCTGGTTGAAGGCCGAGGTGTACTGGAAGCACTGGCAGAACGCCGAGTGGCACGAGCCGTTGTTGTTGCTGTCGGCGATGCTGGCGGGGCAGGGGTCGCCGATCCGTGAGGTCGTGACGGCACTGGCGGAGGTCCGGCTGGTGGCCGGACGGCCGTTCGCACTGCGCTGCCTGGGAGAGACGGGCACCGTTGCGGCTGAAGACCAGGACTGGGCGGCGGACCTCGTGCACAGGATGGTCGACGAGCTGTCGTTCATACCGCCCAAGGACGCGTTCCGGGCCGAGTACGCCGCCGACGTGGCGGCCGCGCTTTCGTCGGTGGCGGGCTCGTTCCCCTTCCAGCCGGTGACGCTGCAGCTGATCAGCGAGTACCGGAATTCCTCCGTCATCAGCAACCGAATCACAGGTTTTCAGCTGGAGCTCGCGACCGCACCGCGCTCGGAACGCCGCCGGATGGCGATGTCCGCGTTGCCGGACAAGGACGAGGCGGTTCGCAGGGCGGCCATCGCGGTGCTGGACCGCGATTCTGGGGACGAAGCCGTCTTCGGCGCCTTCCTGACCGCACTCGAGCGCGAACGCAACACCCGTGTCCGAGAGCCGCTCATCACCGCGCTCGATCGGGGGTGGCCCGGCCGCCGCGCGGTGCTGGACGCCATTGCGTGGCGGTCTGTTCAGGAGACTTCGTACAAGCATGCGATCTGGGTTGCCAAACACCTCGCGATCGCCTGGGCCGGTGACCCCGGCGCGCGTGACATTGTCATCCAACTGCCCAGCGAGGCGCCTGCCGAGAAGTGCCGCGAGGTGGTGGACGCGGTCGCCTCTGCTCTGGTGAAGGGGTGGCGTGGCCAGCTTGACTTCGCTCACTTTCTGGAGAGGCACATGGACGGAGGTGAATTCCCGGTGAAGTGGGCCGCAGTTCGAACCTGTGCCATCGCCCATATCCGCGTCTTGTACCAGTGGGTGTGGGATCATCCCGAAGCGTTCGGTCGATTCGAACTCATTGAAGTGATGCGTGCCACATATCGGCATAAAGCTGTTGCCGAGTGGATCGTGCGCTTGATGAATGAACACCCAGACCCTCATCTCCGGGAAGCCGCCGGTCAGGCGTTGGAACGGGTCTACGGCCGGAGGACCGTTCCGCTCCGTGAAACCTGA
- a CDS encoding DNA/RNA non-specific endonuclease has product MTSTAVQTGFDTGFLGTDAGIPALTEAGAQDAVELNGSTTIDYTHFSLALSKSRRFASWVAWNIDGGAMKALSRTGIPFIKDPRVPAEFQTGDELYRDNRLDRGHIARRADLCWGPAAEAKKANKDSFFFTNITPQMDDFNQSTKEGLWGRLEDAVLADVDVDDLKVSVYGGPVFNADDRVFRGVPIPREFFKAVAFVVGGELRCSAFLLTQNLVLAEALDLDEFRVFQVSLSEVEQRVSFTFPAELHAADTSSVQLQEASERPPLGSLADIRW; this is encoded by the coding sequence ATGACCAGCACAGCGGTGCAGACCGGTTTCGACACCGGGTTCCTCGGCACGGACGCCGGGATCCCGGCGCTGACCGAGGCGGGCGCGCAGGACGCGGTCGAGCTGAACGGCTCGACCACCATCGACTACACGCACTTCTCGCTCGCGCTCAGCAAGTCGCGCAGGTTCGCGAGCTGGGTCGCGTGGAACATCGACGGCGGCGCGATGAAGGCGTTGAGCCGCACCGGCATCCCGTTCATCAAGGACCCGCGCGTCCCGGCGGAGTTCCAGACCGGCGACGAGCTCTACCGCGACAACCGGCTCGACCGCGGGCACATCGCGCGCCGCGCGGACCTCTGCTGGGGCCCGGCCGCGGAGGCGAAGAAGGCGAACAAGGACTCGTTCTTCTTCACGAACATCACGCCGCAGATGGACGACTTCAACCAGAGCACCAAGGAAGGGCTCTGGGGCAGGCTGGAGGACGCGGTGCTCGCCGACGTCGACGTGGACGACCTCAAGGTCAGCGTCTACGGCGGGCCGGTCTTCAACGCCGACGACCGGGTCTTCCGCGGTGTGCCGATCCCGCGCGAGTTCTTCAAGGCCGTCGCGTTCGTGGTCGGCGGCGAGCTGCGCTGCAGCGCGTTCCTGCTCACCCAGAACCTCGTGCTCGCCGAGGCGCTCGACCTCGACGAGTTCCGGGTGTTCCAGGTGTCCCTGAGCGAGGTCGAGCAGCGGGTGAGCTTCACGTTCCCGGCCGAGCTGCACGCCGCGGACACGTCCTCGGTGCAGCTGCAGGAGGCCTCCGAACGCCCGCCGCTGGGCAGCCTCGCCGACATCAGGTGGTGA
- a CDS encoding helicase-associated domain-containing protein translates to MPRRTNALATWLQRLDQGEVAAILTHRRDVGDRLLRSLKDLAYQLTDPDSVHRAEGELDQGATDVLGAVIRLGHAASVDAVCAELRCSAQEFDRAFAQLKRRALAWPEGAVLKEVNSVRALHARPRLTRGHRGAAQAGDDRVRVVPHVHCGWCRAAAAHCGQDTFDARYTGGSRRGDPAGAGPAGRDGVLRLWLELAVEAQLLGLDRGRLLPTKHAELAALAGAWQRMDWRPDPEQARAALRDYAGQSGAELRRSTLEAFSAGHAVVDTGELVAELVWERPAVHEARATAVVIAELEALALVAGGALTPLGQALRHNGDIEAAAVRLMPAATDRAVFQTDMTAVVDGLPSTLLSSTLNLLADLEDNDTARVWRLSAGSIRRALDAGLSADEVLLRLTVVADGPVPQAVEYQVQDVARRHGQLTVTEVACCVRAEDPALLQEIARVRALQPLGLRFLAPTVLASRSPVEETLGALRRAGYAPKGVDGGDRSVVERVRPERAPARGERRPEWRRTELDDLELTQLAVRLVEQERQVVGRGTPRANAARMLRDQNVFLRDEEVQLLASALVDGRPVRITYASGPRQTETVLITPVKHLDGVLSADCEGGTSRDFPIEHVRKVLAPGG, encoded by the coding sequence ATGCCACGCCGTACCAACGCGCTCGCGACCTGGCTCCAGCGGCTCGACCAGGGCGAGGTGGCGGCGATCCTCACCCACCGCAGGGACGTGGGCGACCGGCTGCTGCGATCCCTCAAGGACCTCGCCTACCAGCTCACCGACCCGGACTCGGTGCACCGGGCCGAGGGCGAGCTGGACCAGGGCGCGACCGACGTGCTCGGCGCGGTCATCAGGCTGGGCCACGCCGCGAGCGTCGACGCGGTGTGCGCCGAGCTGCGGTGTTCGGCGCAGGAGTTCGACCGGGCGTTCGCGCAGCTCAAACGGCGTGCGCTGGCGTGGCCGGAGGGGGCGGTGCTCAAGGAGGTCAACTCCGTGCGGGCCCTGCACGCCCGGCCGCGGCTCACCCGCGGCCACCGCGGCGCGGCGCAGGCCGGCGACGACCGTGTCCGGGTCGTGCCGCATGTCCACTGTGGATGGTGTCGGGCGGCTGCTGCGCACTGCGGGCAGGACACGTTCGACGCCCGCTACACCGGTGGGTCGCGACGGGGAGATCCGGCGGGTGCGGGTCCTGCGGGTCGCGACGGGGTGCTGCGGCTGTGGCTGGAGCTGGCGGTCGAGGCGCAGCTGCTCGGGCTGGACCGCGGCCGCCTGCTGCCGACGAAGCACGCCGAGCTCGCGGCGCTGGCCGGGGCGTGGCAGCGGATGGACTGGCGGCCGGACCCCGAGCAGGCGCGGGCGGCGTTGCGCGACTACGCCGGGCAGTCCGGTGCCGAGCTGCGGAGGTCGACGCTGGAGGCGTTCAGCGCCGGCCACGCCGTCGTGGACACCGGTGAGCTGGTCGCGGAACTGGTGTGGGAACGGCCGGCGGTGCACGAGGCGCGGGCCACGGCGGTGGTGATCGCGGAGCTGGAGGCACTCGCCCTCGTCGCGGGTGGCGCGTTGACGCCGTTGGGCCAAGCCTTGCGACACAACGGCGACATCGAGGCCGCCGCGGTGCGGTTGATGCCCGCCGCGACCGACAGGGCGGTGTTCCAGACGGACATGACGGCGGTCGTGGACGGGTTGCCGTCGACGTTGCTGAGCTCGACGCTGAACCTGCTGGCCGACCTGGAGGACAACGACACGGCGCGGGTGTGGCGGTTGTCGGCGGGGTCGATCCGGCGGGCGCTGGACGCGGGGCTGTCGGCCGACGAGGTGCTGTTGCGGCTGACCGTCGTGGCGGACGGGCCGGTGCCGCAGGCGGTCGAGTACCAGGTGCAGGACGTGGCACGGCGGCACGGGCAGCTGACGGTGACCGAGGTGGCGTGCTGCGTGCGGGCGGAGGACCCGGCGCTGTTGCAGGAGATCGCGCGGGTGCGGGCGTTGCAGCCGCTGGGGTTGCGGTTCCTGGCACCGACCGTGCTGGCGTCGAGGTCGCCCGTGGAGGAGACCTTGGGGGCGTTGCGCAGAGCGGGTTACGCGCCCAAGGGCGTTGACGGCGGCGACCGGTCCGTTGTGGAGCGAGTCCGGCCGGAACGAGCGCCGGCGCGCGGGGAACGCCGGCCGGAGTGGCGCCGGACCGAGCTGGACGACCTGGAGCTGACGCAGCTCGCGGTGCGGCTGGTGGAGCAGGAACGCCAGGTGGTCGGCCGGGGCACGCCGCGGGCGAACGCGGCGCGGATGTTGCGCGACCAGAACGTCTTCCTGCGCGACGAGGAGGTGCAGCTGCTCGCCTCGGCTCTGGTCGACGGCCGGCCGGTGCGGATCACCTACGCGAGCGGGCCGCGGCAGACCGAGACGGTCCTCATCACTCCGGTCAAGCACCTCGACGGCGTGCTGTCGGCGGACTGCGAGGGCGGCACGAGCCGGGACTTCCCCATCGAGCACGTGCGGAAGGTGCTGGCACCGGGCGGATGA
- a CDS encoding NACHT domain-containing protein, producing the protein MPDPISTGLLMVLETVLERFLLGLFDVAHKGAKNKRRQRELTRPGPLVERISTELARGELSGVAEHEWQAAVAAVRESIEAALPLREDEALQVMLTPETLRAHVLARSERIRRAAGLSDAAAALYDALVSRVSVAIVELVWSQPEYARRLAVAMFQISQRTADAIARQPEQQRKALVAAHRDFEDRYAEQVAHALGGLELFGVSRGRAPRRHSFDTSYVSLAVARVGDTDELTGAGLPVAAALTDTPRVLIRGGAGAGKTTFLRWLAMNALGETRTSGNEWLGLVPFFVPLRQFTALPKPEEFISSTASMIEEEKPAGWVTARLREGRALVLVDGVDELVWERRAEARQWLAQLVAAYPKARYAITTRPAAVPEDWLEDSDFAAFDLLPLSDKGVRDFVEAWHTAARDEPGLPRDARVWLAECETRLLATLAGRPALRRLASSPLLAGLLCALHQDRNMHLPRDRRSLYEAALDLLLVRWDEDRGLALPSFSKEEQLVLLQRFAYSLVRNRELMVPREEAVHRLGNAMRGLRSHDIDPHEAMQRLLERAGLLREVGTDRVQFVHRTFRDYLAAKEVVDAGDLNLLVDRAHLDEWHDVVVMAVAHARPRERARVLLDLLAGNDDTRKDERGRDKLRLLALACLEQADVIEPESARTQVTSAAASLIPPTSFAHADALSEAGSFVVDLLPGPEEAGNSVRAAYIVRTLANIGGEGAWERLAEFVAVDHAMVIDELLRAWRNTPDAEDYARTVLSRVDFGERRVDVRGWHRIQFIAHLAKLRYVRCIGNINPLDPLGAMPSLHRLELWQNEVMRDLAPLAVSGSLRELHLSRCRPLGRIDLSPVRGLDELHLHFSRVDLASLEGGAVRRLQIRDEGTDEGLAALPALPELRELAIDHRPPYSLAGLQRWPTITTLEVFGVPDADDLRVLPALAHLVVHQPESPARLEELRQQLPGVRVTT; encoded by the coding sequence GTGCCCGACCCGATTTCCACCGGACTGCTGATGGTGCTCGAGACCGTGCTGGAGCGCTTCCTGCTCGGCCTCTTCGACGTGGCGCACAAGGGGGCCAAGAACAAGAGGCGGCAGCGCGAGCTGACCAGGCCGGGGCCGCTGGTCGAGCGGATCAGCACCGAGCTCGCCCGCGGTGAGCTCAGCGGTGTGGCCGAGCACGAGTGGCAGGCCGCCGTGGCCGCGGTGCGCGAGTCGATCGAGGCCGCGCTGCCGTTGCGCGAGGACGAGGCGCTGCAGGTGATGCTGACGCCCGAGACGCTGCGGGCGCACGTCCTGGCCAGGTCGGAGCGGATCCGGCGCGCGGCGGGGCTCTCGGACGCCGCTGCGGCGCTGTACGACGCGCTGGTCTCCAGGGTGAGCGTGGCGATCGTCGAACTGGTCTGGTCGCAGCCGGAGTACGCGCGCCGGCTCGCCGTGGCCATGTTCCAGATCAGCCAACGCACCGCCGACGCCATCGCACGGCAGCCGGAACAGCAGCGCAAGGCGCTGGTCGCGGCGCACCGGGACTTCGAGGACCGGTACGCCGAGCAGGTCGCGCACGCGCTGGGCGGGCTGGAGCTGTTCGGCGTCTCGCGGGGCCGGGCGCCGCGCCGGCACTCGTTCGACACCTCGTACGTGTCGCTGGCGGTGGCGCGGGTCGGTGACACCGACGAGCTGACCGGTGCCGGGCTGCCGGTGGCGGCGGCGCTGACGGACACGCCGCGGGTGCTGATCCGCGGCGGTGCGGGCGCGGGCAAGACGACGTTCCTGCGCTGGCTCGCGATGAACGCGCTGGGCGAGACGCGGACGTCGGGCAACGAGTGGCTCGGCCTGGTGCCGTTCTTCGTGCCGCTGCGGCAGTTCACGGCGTTGCCGAAGCCGGAGGAGTTCATCTCCTCGACCGCCTCGATGATCGAGGAGGAGAAGCCGGCCGGGTGGGTCACCGCGCGACTGCGGGAGGGCCGGGCGCTGGTGCTGGTCGACGGCGTGGACGAGCTGGTGTGGGAGCGGCGGGCCGAGGCGCGGCAGTGGCTCGCGCAGCTCGTGGCCGCCTACCCGAAGGCGCGCTACGCCATCACGACCAGGCCGGCGGCGGTGCCGGAGGACTGGCTGGAGGACAGCGACTTCGCGGCGTTCGACCTGTTGCCGTTGAGCGACAAGGGGGTCCGGGACTTCGTCGAGGCCTGGCACACGGCGGCGCGGGACGAACCGGGGCTGCCCCGCGACGCGCGGGTGTGGCTGGCCGAGTGCGAGACTCGGCTGCTGGCGACCCTGGCCGGGCGGCCCGCCCTGCGGCGGCTGGCGTCGAGCCCGTTGCTGGCCGGGTTGCTGTGCGCGTTGCACCAGGACCGGAACATGCACCTGCCGCGCGACCGGCGGTCGTTGTACGAGGCGGCGCTGGACCTGTTGCTGGTGCGGTGGGACGAGGACCGCGGGCTGGCGCTGCCGTCGTTCTCGAAGGAGGAGCAGCTCGTTCTGCTGCAACGGTTCGCGTACTCGCTGGTGCGCAACCGGGAGCTGATGGTGCCGCGCGAGGAGGCCGTGCACCGGCTGGGCAACGCGATGCGCGGGCTGCGGTCGCACGACATCGACCCGCACGAGGCGATGCAGCGGCTGCTGGAACGAGCCGGGCTGCTGCGCGAGGTCGGCACGGACCGGGTGCAGTTCGTGCACCGGACGTTCCGCGACTACCTGGCGGCCAAGGAGGTCGTGGACGCCGGTGACCTGAACCTGCTGGTGGACCGGGCACACCTGGACGAGTGGCACGACGTGGTGGTCATGGCCGTCGCGCACGCCCGGCCGCGCGAACGGGCGCGGGTGCTGCTGGACCTGCTGGCGGGCAACGACGACACGCGCAAGGACGAGCGCGGCCGGGACAAGCTGCGGTTGCTGGCGCTGGCGTGCCTGGAGCAGGCCGACGTGATCGAACCGGAGTCGGCGCGCACGCAGGTGACGTCCGCCGCCGCCTCGCTGATCCCGCCGACGAGCTTCGCGCACGCCGACGCGCTGTCCGAGGCCGGGTCGTTCGTCGTGGACCTGCTGCCGGGCCCGGAGGAGGCCGGGAACTCGGTCAGGGCCGCGTACATCGTGCGGACGCTCGCGAACATCGGTGGTGAGGGCGCGTGGGAGCGGCTCGCGGAGTTCGTGGCGGTGGACCACGCGATGGTCATCGACGAGCTGCTGCGGGCGTGGCGGAACACGCCGGACGCGGAGGACTACGCGCGGACCGTGCTGTCCAGAGTGGACTTCGGCGAGCGGCGGGTCGACGTCCGGGGCTGGCACCGGATCCAGTTCATCGCGCACCTGGCGAAGCTGCGGTACGTGCGGTGCATCGGCAACATCAACCCGCTCGACCCGCTGGGCGCGATGCCGTCGTTGCACCGGCTGGAGCTGTGGCAGAACGAGGTCATGCGCGACCTGGCCCCGCTGGCGGTGTCGGGGTCGCTGCGGGAGCTGCACCTGAGCCGGTGCCGGCCGCTGGGGCGGATCGACCTGTCCCCGGTGCGGGGCCTGGACGAGCTGCACCTGCACTTCAGCCGGGTCGACCTGGCGTCGCTGGAGGGTGGTGCGGTGCGGCGGCTGCAGATCCGCGACGAGGGCACCGACGAGGGCCTGGCCGCGCTGCCCGCGTTGCCCGAGCTGCGCGAGCTCGCGATCGACCACCGCCCGCCCTACTCGCTGGCGGGGCTGCAGCGGTGGCCGACCATCACGACGCTGGAGGTGTTCGGCGTGCCTGACGCCGATGACCTGCGGGTGCTGCCCGCGTTGGCGCACCTGGTCGTGCACCAGCCGGAGTCACCCGCGCGGCTGGAGGAGCTGCGTCAGCAGCTGCCGGGCGTGCGCGTCACCACCTGA
- a CDS encoding carbonic anhydrase, whose product MDFHRFVQHARAHAKTRGSDIGKKLAEGQKPSTMFITCADSRIVTAAITGAEPGALFELRTAGNVIPPYEVQAPTSEMATIEFAVLQLGVSEIVVCGHSHCGAVLALNEAVIDHLPAMRGWLGKQRPRKAESDPAMRVEGQEHVRRQLETLLAYPFVAEKVANGELRVHGWFYDIETGEVSACAEHAFQPL is encoded by the coding sequence ATGGACTTCCATCGCTTTGTTCAGCATGCCCGCGCACACGCCAAGACGCGCGGCAGTGACATCGGAAAGAAGCTCGCGGAGGGGCAGAAGCCCTCGACGATGTTCATCACGTGCGCTGATTCCCGCATCGTCACGGCGGCCATCACCGGTGCGGAGCCGGGGGCGTTGTTCGAGCTGAGGACGGCGGGGAACGTGATTCCGCCGTACGAGGTGCAGGCGCCGACCAGCGAGATGGCGACCATCGAGTTCGCGGTGTTGCAGCTCGGGGTCAGCGAGATCGTGGTCTGCGGGCATTCGCACTGCGGTGCGGTGCTGGCGCTCAACGAGGCGGTGATCGACCACCTGCCCGCCATGCGCGGGTGGCTGGGAAAGCAGCGGCCGCGGAAGGCGGAGAGCGACCCGGCGATGCGCGTGGAGGGGCAGGAGCACGTGCGCAGGCAGCTGGAGACGTTGCTCGCGTACCCGTTCGTGGCCGAGAAGGTGGCTAACGGCGAGCTGCGCGTTCACGGGTGGTTCTACGACATCGAGACCGGCGAGGTCTCCGCGTGTGCCGAGCATGCGTTCCAGCCGCTGTAG
- a CDS encoding SulP family inorganic anion transporter, whose product MKKYWADLGASVVVFLVALPLCVGVAVASGVPAELGIVTGVVGGIVVGLLPGSSLQVSGPAAGLTVLVADAVSSHGIEALGVIVLGAGALQVLLGLARCGRWFRAISPSVVQGMLAGIGLVLVLGQLYPLVGAQAPGTTWEKITGLVSLAVSPVAVALGLLTIVIMLLWQRTPLRVVPGVLVGVVVTTALAGVFASSVARIDVGELATDVHLPDLSLLDTGIVGTAVVFALVASAESLFSAAAVDRMHDGPRTRYNRELVAQGVGNTLCGLLGALPMTAVIVRSSANVQAGARTKLSRVLHGVWLLLFVVALPELIALIPVAVLAAVLVHAGWKLLGIGQVVALWRKDRAEGAIVVLTAGLIVGTDLLTGTLVGLLAAVVKTAWDVSRLSVVVTADGVALKGNATFLRLPGLLDVLDGVDREHVRMDLSGVRHLDQACGQAIDQWVDESRRAGRTVELVGR is encoded by the coding sequence ATGAAAAAGTACTGGGCCGATCTCGGCGCGTCGGTCGTGGTGTTCCTGGTGGCGCTGCCGCTGTGCGTCGGTGTGGCGGTGGCGTCCGGGGTGCCGGCCGAGCTCGGGATCGTGACGGGAGTCGTCGGCGGCATCGTCGTCGGGTTGTTGCCGGGCAGCTCGCTGCAGGTGAGCGGGCCCGCGGCCGGGTTGACCGTGTTGGTGGCGGACGCGGTCAGCTCCCACGGCATCGAGGCGCTCGGGGTGATCGTGCTCGGGGCCGGTGCCTTGCAGGTGCTGCTGGGCTTGGCGCGGTGCGGGCGGTGGTTCCGGGCGATCTCGCCGTCGGTGGTGCAGGGCATGCTCGCCGGCATCGGGCTGGTGCTCGTGCTCGGGCAGCTCTACCCGCTGGTGGGGGCGCAGGCGCCGGGGACCACGTGGGAGAAGATCACCGGTCTGGTGAGCCTCGCCGTGTCGCCGGTGGCGGTGGCGCTCGGGTTGCTGACCATCGTGATCATGCTGCTGTGGCAGCGGACGCCGTTGCGGGTCGTGCCCGGTGTGCTGGTCGGGGTGGTGGTCACGACCGCGCTGGCGGGGGTGTTCGCCTCGTCGGTGGCGCGGATCGACGTCGGTGAGCTCGCCACGGACGTGCACCTGCCGGACCTTTCTCTGCTGGACACCGGCATCGTGGGCACGGCGGTGGTGTTCGCGCTGGTGGCGTCGGCGGAGAGCCTGTTCAGCGCGGCGGCGGTCGACCGGATGCACGACGGGCCGCGCACGCGGTACAACCGGGAGCTGGTGGCGCAGGGCGTCGGGAACACGCTGTGCGGGTTGCTGGGTGCGCTGCCGATGACGGCGGTGATCGTGCGCAGCTCGGCCAACGTCCAGGCGGGCGCGCGGACGAAGCTCTCGCGGGTGCTGCACGGGGTGTGGTTGCTGCTGTTCGTGGTCGCGTTGCCGGAGCTGATCGCGTTGATCCCGGTGGCGGTGCTGGCCGCCGTGCTCGTGCACGCCGGGTGGAAGCTGCTCGGCATCGGCCAGGTCGTCGCGCTGTGGCGCAAGGACCGGGCCGAGGGCGCGATCGTGGTGCTCACGGCCGGGCTGATCGTGGGCACGGACCTGCTGACCGGCACGCTGGTCGGTCTGCTCGCGGCGGTCGTGAAGACGGCGTGGGACGTGTCCAGGCTGTCGGTCGTCGTGACCGCCGACGGGGTCGCGCTCAAGGGCAACGCCACGTTCCTGCGGCTGCCGGGCCTGCTCGACGTGCTCGACGGCGTCGACCGGGAGCACGTCCGGATGGACCTGAGCGGGGTCCGGCACCTCGACCAGGCCTGCGGGCAGGCCATCGACCAGTGGGTCGACGAGTCGCGCCGCGCGGGCAGGACCGTCGAGCTGGTCGGACGGTGA